From Streptomyces sp. TLI_053, a single genomic window includes:
- a CDS encoding TetR/AcrR family transcriptional regulator, with product MTGKQRREQLLEIGRTVFAERGYDGTSVEEIAERAGVSKPVVYEHFGGKEGLYAVVVDREMQLLLDMVTGALTGGHSRELLEQAAFALMDYIDTSTDGFRILVRDSPVAQSTGTFASLISDIATQVEDILGLEFKARGFDARLAPMYSQMLVGMVALTGQWWLEVRKPDKAEVAAHLVNLAWHGLEGMERHPKLVGDRKA from the coding sequence ATGACCGGCAAGCAGCGCCGGGAGCAGCTGCTGGAGATCGGGCGCACGGTGTTCGCCGAGCGAGGCTACGACGGCACCTCGGTGGAGGAGATCGCCGAGCGGGCCGGGGTGTCCAAGCCGGTGGTGTACGAGCACTTCGGCGGCAAGGAGGGGCTGTACGCCGTGGTCGTCGACCGCGAGATGCAGCTGCTGCTGGACATGGTGACGGGGGCGCTGACCGGGGGGCACTCGCGCGAGCTGCTCGAGCAGGCGGCGTTCGCGCTGATGGACTACATCGACACCTCGACGGACGGCTTCCGGATCCTGGTCCGGGACTCCCCGGTCGCCCAGTCGACGGGCACCTTCGCCTCCCTGATCAGCGACATCGCCACCCAGGTCGAGGACATCCTCGGGCTGGAGTTCAAGGCCCGGGGCTTCGACGCGCGGCTGGCGCCGATGTACTCGCAGATGCTGGTGGGCATGGTCGCGCTGACCGGCCAGTGGTGGCTGGAGGTGCGCAAGCCGGACAAGGCCGAGGTGGCCGCCCATCTGGTGAACCTGGCCTGGCACGGCCTGGAGGGGATGGAGCGGCACCCCAAGCTGGTCGGCGACCGCAAGGCCTGA
- a CDS encoding methyltransferase domain-containing protein, producing MSSPVWDPRQYLRFADERTRPLRDLLARVPALPHEPAATVLDIGCGPGNSTAVLRERWPGARITGIDNSAEMLDAARGGGEPGADYLLADAADYDPAGAAPDAIVSNATLQWIPGHLGLLPRWAGALRAGGVVAFQVPGNFDAPSHLLLAELRRSPRWRGLLGVDAVRAGVHEPGVYLDALTRAGCAADVWETTYSTLLTGPDPVLEWVKGTALRPVLTRLTDGAERSAFLAEYGALLREAYPAGPHGTVFPFRRIFAVGVKRA from the coding sequence ATGAGCTCCCCCGTCTGGGACCCGCGCCAGTACCTGCGCTTCGCCGACGAACGGACCCGCCCGCTGCGCGATCTGCTCGCCCGCGTCCCCGCCCTCCCGCACGAACCGGCGGCCACCGTCCTGGACATCGGCTGCGGGCCCGGCAACTCCACCGCCGTCCTGCGCGAGCGCTGGCCCGGGGCCCGGATCACCGGGATCGACAACTCCGCCGAGATGCTCGACGCCGCCCGCGGCGGGGGCGAACCCGGCGCGGACTACCTGCTCGCCGACGCCGCCGACTACGACCCGGCCGGGGCGGCGCCCGACGCGATCGTCTCCAACGCGACGCTCCAGTGGATCCCCGGGCACCTCGGGCTGCTGCCGCGCTGGGCCGGGGCGCTCCGGGCCGGCGGGGTGGTCGCCTTCCAGGTGCCCGGCAACTTCGACGCGCCCAGCCATCTGCTCCTCGCCGAGCTGCGCCGGTCCCCCCGCTGGCGGGGTCTGCTCGGCGTGGACGCCGTCCGGGCCGGCGTCCACGAGCCCGGGGTCTACCTGGACGCGCTCACCCGGGCCGGCTGCGCCGCCGACGTCTGGGAGACCACCTACAGCACCCTGCTCACCGGGCCGGACCCGGTGCTGGAGTGGGTCAAGGGCACCGCCCTGCGCCCGGTCCTGACCCGGCTGACCGACGGGGCCGAACGGTCCGCGTTCCTCGCCGAGTACGGGGCGCTGCTGCGCGAGGCCTACCCGGCCGGGCCGCACGGCACGGTCTTCCCGTTCCGGCGGATCTTCGCCGTCGGGGTGAAGCGGGCCTGA
- a CDS encoding MarR family transcriptional regulator: MEDEVDRLVAAWRRERPDLDVEPLEVLSRVSRLARHLDRARRTAFAEHGLEPWEFDVLTALRRAGSPYQLSPGQLLTQTLVTSGTMTNRIDRLTGKGLVKRLPDPDDRRGVLVRLTDDGRDRADQALAGLLAHERELLAQLTSTQQGELAGLLRQLVAPFDNIP; the protein is encoded by the coding sequence ATGGAGGACGAGGTCGATCGACTGGTCGCGGCATGGCGCAGAGAGCGCCCCGACCTCGACGTGGAACCGCTCGAAGTGCTCAGCCGGGTCAGCCGGCTCGCCCGCCACCTCGACCGCGCCCGCCGCACCGCTTTCGCCGAGCACGGGCTGGAGCCCTGGGAGTTCGACGTCCTGACCGCCCTGCGCCGGGCCGGCTCCCCGTACCAGCTCTCCCCCGGCCAGCTGCTCACCCAGACCCTGGTCACCTCCGGCACCATGACCAACCGGATCGACCGGCTCACCGGCAAGGGCCTGGTCAAGCGGCTGCCCGACCCCGACGACCGGCGCGGCGTCCTGGTCCGGCTCACCGACGACGGGCGCGACCGCGCCGACCAGGCCCTCGCCGGGCTGCTCGCCCACGAGCGCGAACTGCTCGCCCAGCTGACCTCCACCCAGCAGGGCGAGCTCGCCGGACTGCTCCGGCAGCTGGTCGCACCCTTCGACAACATCCCCTGA
- a CDS encoding nucleoside-diphosphate sugar epimerase/dehydratase gives MSPHSTSARPHPTPHGADGGPDKNANATAGVPGGGPESPEGAPGPSAVGRAAPPKGMRTLVVGAGAAGTALVRDLGRAPEFGLDPIGLLDDDPAKAGQSVDTVPVLGTLADLTALAVEHRAQVVALAIPGLAPQRVRALATAAAAAGAAVRYLPSFLAALRREVVGSDMRSLDVNRLIGRHEVHVVSADVRDVIEGRRVLVTGAGGSIGSELCRQVHAFNPSALYMLDHDESNLHRLQLEIWGEALLTDDSLVIADIRDRPRIQQIFRDLEPEVVFHAAAHKHLPLLERHPSEAVKSNVLGTDHLVEAALATGVERFVLISTDKAADPTSVLGASKRLAELIVQANARDARNLGTGVFSAVRFGNVLGSRGSLLSVLAEQLRSGGPVTVTHPDVTRFFMTIEEAVGLVLESGRMARGGEVFVLDMGEPVRIVDLVHNFAEQVQLARDEVEIRYTGLRAGEKLNEALFSEDEERLATEHARIYATVADTAGGPEDLAGGLTGLYGAAAVNSDDEVRRRLAELLPGYRTPEPAPAPVPALSTPYPDGF, from the coding sequence ATGTCGCCGCACAGTACTTCCGCACGCCCGCACCCGACGCCGCACGGCGCCGACGGGGGCCCGGACAAGAACGCGAACGCAACCGCGGGTGTCCCGGGCGGCGGCCCGGAGTCGCCGGAGGGCGCGCCGGGGCCGTCGGCCGTCGGCCGCGCCGCGCCGCCCAAGGGGATGCGCACCCTGGTGGTCGGCGCCGGGGCGGCCGGGACCGCGCTGGTGCGCGACCTCGGCCGCGCCCCGGAGTTCGGCCTCGACCCGATCGGCCTGCTGGACGACGACCCGGCCAAGGCCGGGCAGTCGGTGGACACCGTGCCGGTCCTCGGCACGCTCGCCGATCTGACCGCGCTCGCGGTCGAGCACCGCGCCCAGGTCGTGGCACTGGCGATCCCCGGGCTCGCCCCGCAGCGGGTCCGGGCGCTGGCCACCGCGGCCGCGGCGGCCGGGGCGGCCGTCCGCTACCTGCCCTCCTTCCTCGCCGCGCTGCGCCGCGAGGTGGTCGGTTCGGACATGCGCAGCCTGGACGTCAACCGGCTGATCGGCCGGCACGAGGTGCATGTGGTCTCCGCCGACGTCCGGGACGTGATCGAGGGCCGACGGGTGCTGGTGACCGGCGCGGGCGGCTCGATCGGCAGCGAACTCTGCCGCCAGGTGCACGCGTTCAACCCGAGCGCGCTCTACATGCTGGACCACGACGAGTCCAATCTGCACCGGCTCCAGCTGGAGATCTGGGGCGAGGCGCTGCTCACCGACGACTCGCTGGTGATCGCCGACATCCGGGACCGGCCGCGGATCCAGCAGATCTTCCGGGACCTGGAGCCCGAGGTGGTCTTCCACGCCGCGGCCCACAAGCACCTGCCGCTGCTGGAGCGCCACCCCAGCGAGGCGGTGAAGTCCAATGTGCTCGGCACCGACCACCTGGTGGAGGCGGCGCTGGCCACCGGCGTCGAGCGGTTCGTGCTGATCTCCACCGACAAGGCGGCCGATCCGACCTCGGTGCTCGGCGCCAGCAAGCGGCTGGCCGAGCTGATCGTCCAGGCCAATGCCAGGGACGCCCGCAACCTGGGCACCGGGGTGTTCTCCGCCGTGCGGTTCGGCAATGTGCTGGGTTCGCGCGGATCGCTGCTCTCGGTCCTGGCCGAACAGCTGCGCAGCGGCGGGCCGGTGACCGTCACCCACCCCGACGTCACCCGGTTCTTCATGACCATCGAGGAGGCGGTCGGCCTGGTGCTGGAGTCGGGCCGGATGGCGCGCGGCGGCGAGGTGTTCGTGCTGGACATGGGCGAGCCGGTGCGGATCGTCGACCTGGTGCACAACTTCGCCGAGCAGGTGCAGCTGGCCCGGGACGAGGTGGAGATCCGCTACACCGGGCTGCGGGCCGGGGAGAAGCTCAACGAGGCGCTGTTCTCGGAGGACGAGGAGCGGCTGGCGACCGAGCACGCCCGGATCTACGCCACCGTCGCGGACACCGCGGGCGGGCCGGAGGACCTGGCCGGCGGGCTGACCGGGCTGTACGGGGCGGCGGCGGTGAACAGCGACGACGAGGTGCGCCGCCGGCTGGCCGAGCTGCTGCCGGGCTACCGCACGCCGGAGCCCGCGCCCGCCCCGGTGCCGGCGCTCAGCACGCCCTATCCGGACGGTTTCTGA
- a CDS encoding response regulator transcription factor: MGRIRVLVVDDHRIFAEALAAALAAEPDVEVGAAGSAAAAERALERAAAEGRVFDVVLVDADLGVAEAAAARKPRQAGAEPPDAVRRRPPAAVPPPRRPAVAQAVGPPATAVPPGAAGPPGAVVRHPADRRPAAHPAGPLTAEPHPTAPVIPVAAPAVPAAVPAAGQIPDGITLLARIRRHHPGLRAIVLATADDPHRAARALHAGATGWVAKESSLARLLAVIRGVLRDETHLPPALLTGVIRELTTARRDRTESERLVDTLTPREKQILRCMVAGLGRQAVAERLYLSPHTVRTHMQNVLGKLGVHSTLAAVAVARRAGVSPSELAAPAVPPSVATTTSPGPG, encoded by the coding sequence ATGGGGCGGATCCGCGTCCTGGTGGTCGACGACCACCGGATCTTCGCCGAGGCGCTGGCCGCGGCACTCGCCGCCGAGCCCGATGTCGAGGTCGGTGCGGCGGGCAGCGCGGCCGCCGCGGAGCGGGCGCTGGAGCGTGCCGCCGCCGAGGGCCGGGTGTTCGACGTGGTCCTCGTCGACGCCGACCTCGGGGTGGCGGAGGCCGCGGCCGCCCGCAAGCCGCGCCAGGCGGGCGCCGAACCGCCCGACGCCGTCCGCCGCCGACCGCCGGCGGCGGTGCCCCCGCCCCGTCGGCCGGCGGTGGCCCAGGCCGTCGGACCGCCCGCGACGGCCGTCCCTCCCGGGGCCGCGGGTCCGCCCGGGGCCGTCGTCCGCCATCCGGCCGACCGTCGCCCGGCCGCTCACCCGGCCGGGCCGCTCACGGCGGAACCGCATCCGACGGCGCCGGTGATCCCGGTGGCCGCCCCGGCGGTCCCGGCGGCCGTCCCGGCCGCCGGCCAGATTCCCGACGGCATCACCCTGCTGGCCCGGATCCGCCGCCACCATCCCGGCCTGCGGGCGATCGTCCTGGCCACCGCCGACGACCCGCACCGGGCCGCCCGCGCCCTGCACGCGGGCGCCACCGGCTGGGTGGCCAAGGAGAGTTCGCTGGCCCGGCTGCTGGCGGTGATCCGGGGGGTCCTGCGGGACGAGACCCATCTGCCGCCCGCGCTGCTGACCGGCGTGATCCGCGAACTCACCACCGCCCGCCGGGACCGCACCGAGAGCGAACGGCTGGTCGACACCCTCACCCCGCGGGAGAAGCAGATCCTGCGCTGCATGGTCGCGGGCCTCGGCCGGCAGGCCGTCGCCGAGCGGCTCTACCTCTCCCCGCACACCGTTCGTACGCACATGCAGAACGTCCTCGGCAAGCTCGGGGTGCACTCCACCCTGGCCGCCGTCGCGGTGGCCCGCCGGGCGGGCGTCAGCCCGTCCGAGCTCGCGGCTCCCGCTGTTCCGCCGTCCGTCGCCACGACCACCTCTCCCGGCCCCGGCTGA